Within Chlorogloeopsis sp. ULAP01, the genomic segment ACTGCTAAAGCAGTGTAGCCACCAAAAGAATGTCCAATCATGCCTACATTTTGCAGGTTAAGACGTCCTTTCAGATTCGGATCTGAATGAGATAGCCATTCTAGTTCATCAAGTGTTTGGTGAATATCTTTGGGGCGCTCAACAAAGTCTGTTGGGTAAACATTAGTGTTAATTAAACCAGCAAACAATGCTTCTTTAATCGCTTTGCCACTGCCAATATGTTCTGGTATAGCAACTGCAAAGCCATGAGTAGCTAGATGCTCACCTAAATAAGCAAATCCACTGGGTGTAGATCCCATGCCGTGGGAAATTACCACAACTGGAGCGGGTTGAGGCGAACTTTCAGGAATGTATAAATTTACTTTAAACTTACGGGTAAACCGATTTCCTTTTAGCGTTGGCATAGAACGCTGTAATTCCAGTGTGCGTCTAGCGACTTGGAATTTTCCTGATTTTCGTGGATCGGGTAACAGCGAAAAATTTATTTTAGATTCGGCAGCAGTTTCAACTTTAGCTTGTGAAGCGATCGCCCCAATGGCTGCATTTTTATAGTTGATTAGCATTAATAATACATTTTGCAATTTTTGGATATTTGCAACATCAATGCGAATACCTCGTGCAGGGTAGTTTCGCATCACATCGATTAATGTGTAACTATTTGATTTGCTAGCAGACAAAATCCAGGCGGCGCGAATTGCATGAAAACCATTTATACCAGACTCCGTTTGCACATAACGACCTATTCGTTGCAGAAAATCCTCTGACATGGGAGCATAGGTGAGTTGAGAAACGGTTGTCACTGGCAGCTCACTGCGGATCTGCAACATTCGACGCAATCGAGCCATTGCTTGATCACCTGCAAATCGAGCGTAAAACTTTAGCTCGTTGTCTACTTTACCAGTCTCAGCAAAAGTTCTCAGAGAATCTACTGTCAAAGAAAGCTTGAGTGGCCCATAAATAATGTATACTTGCTCGGCACCAAAAGCTGGTTTTGGCTTCAGTGTGATTGAAAGTATCCCCAAGCTCATGCAGCAGAGGATTGAGAAGCAGTGAACTGCTGAGTTTCTCATGTCTTGAATAAATATTTAAACCTGGGCGTGAAGTCGCAAGTATAAATCAAGTATCAATATAAACTAACTTTTTAGTAATTCAAATGAATTTAAAAAAGCATTCACAGCCCGTGTCGGTGCATTTGCCTTGGGATATTGAACTCCCAAAGCATAAATTCGTCCTTCAATCAGGTATGTACGCAGAGCGATCGCCTGATTGTTGTTTTCAAATAGGAAGTCACGACCATTATATTGAGATGACTTCACAGGATTTTCCTGCTTGAGGCTAAACTGATTTGCAGATGTGATCTTCTCCTTGATAGCGTTAAAGATGAGTTCTGGGGAATTACGTTGTGCTTTTGTGAGGTTAGGAGCATATGCTGCCAGATAACGCCCTTGATTAGAACTAGAAGACAAAGTACGAAAGCTCAGTTTATCAGCTTGAGTGTTCAGAGTCAGTGTTTCGTGACTGATAACCCCTGGCGGCATCCAGAAAGAGCAGTTCCCTTCGCGAAAAACGACTAGTTGCCAACTCTTACCACTTGGATCGATGCTGATAGCTGGATTAGAAGGGCGGTTGAATTGCAGGCGATTCTCAGATCGCAGTCTTCCTTCTTCAAAAAAGCTGGCAAAGTCACTTTGTTGAGCAATGATTAACATTGCTGGATTCGGGATATCTGTTTTCATCTGGCGCATCTCAACATTGAGTTCCGTTAAGATGTTCAATGCTGAGAGCGCCG encodes:
- a CDS encoding alpha/beta hydrolase; amino-acid sequence: MRNSAVHCFSILCCMSLGILSITLKPKPAFGAEQVYIIYGPLKLSLTVDSLRTFAETGKVDNELKFYARFAGDQAMARLRRMLQIRSELPVTTVSQLTYAPMSEDFLQRIGRYVQTESGINGFHAIRAAWILSASKSNSYTLIDVMRNYPARGIRIDVANIQKLQNVLLMLINYKNAAIGAIASQAKVETAAESKINFSLLPDPRKSGKFQVARRTLELQRSMPTLKGNRFTRKFKVNLYIPESSPQPAPVVVISHGMGSTPSGFAYLGEHLATHGFAVAIPEHIGSGKAIKEALFAGLINTNVYPTDFVERPKDIHQTLDELEWLSHSDPNLKGRLNLQNVGMIGHSFGGYTALAVAGARLNMRRVDHDCAVDRTRNNLSTYLQCLSQQLPAIDRRLGDPRIRAVISINPLTSIVFGPEGMSEIEIPTMLMSATNDILTAPVPEQIHPFLWLKTPEKYLALMVNAGHTAADQGDGSNPNLPQTSRDILFAGPNPNLTREYIQALSLAFMQIYIGNRLEYQRYLRASYVNSITQEPIQLQLVRSLTPTQLKQAYGNSPPLEFFPAPVEVFAPKK